A single Musa acuminata AAA Group cultivar baxijiao chromosome BXJ2-1, Cavendish_Baxijiao_AAA, whole genome shotgun sequence DNA region contains:
- the LOC135598684 gene encoding ultraviolet-B receptor UVR8-like — MWKVSRLSTLFPLRGGAWRAASVWSFGDNSNGALGLSAPLADAYEPTRVPSIPSDVAAVAAGHYHSLAVTASGEVWAWGRNEEGQIGRHATAPRATWNKPEKVIGLDHVRVEAAFASGVTSAAIDDDGSLWVWGRSKRGQLGLGNRVTEATKPTKVQALADHQIVKVSFGWGHALALTKDGKLFGWGYAADGRLGQMEQKLDSPQTQPLEFDKSLESLTPMLDVVEKLVAEKIEKEKNMTIIWEPCEVLEVSCLNVSDMACGLDHSLVLCSSGTVLSSGDNLYGQLGRNTYGSMLPVGLNAHALSVSAGLGHSLVLCQIPSEDREEVNAVLSWGWNQSHQLGREGREDMPGIVEALSGEKPTSLSAGRVHSIALTSKKELWAWGSGRNGRLGLGSSMDEMEPALVESLVGLEVLQAVAGFDHNLLLVVD, encoded by the exons ATGTGGAAAGTAAGCCGTCTTAGCACTCTCTTCCCCCTTCGCGGCGGGGCGTGGAGGGCCGCCTCGGTCTGGAGCTTCGGGGACAACAGCAATGGCGCCTTGGGCCTCTCTGCGCCGCTCGCCGACGCCTACGAGCCCACCAGGGTGCCGTCCATCCCGTCCGACGTCGCCGCCGTCGCCGCGGGTCATTACCACTCCCTCGCCGTCACCGCTTCCGGGGAAGTCTGGGCGTGGGGTCGCAACGAGGAGGGTCAGATTGGAAGACACGCCACTGCCCCAAG AGCCACATGGAATAAACCAGAAAAGGTGATAGGCCTGGATCATGTGAGGGTTGAAGCTGCTTTTGCATCTGGTGTTACTTCTGCAGCCATTGATGATGATGGTTCTTTATGGGTGTGGGGAAGATCCAAGCGTGGCCAACTTGGTCTTGGCAACCGAGTGACAGAAGCTACCAAACCTACTAAGGTTCAAGCACTTGCAGATCATCAAATAGTGAAG GTATCATTTGGATGGGGACATGCATTGGCGTTAACTAAAGATGGAAAACTATTTGGTTGGGGTTATGCAGCGGATGGAAGATTAGGTCAAATGGAACAAAAGCTAGATTCACCACAGACACAACCCTTGGAATTTGATAAATCATTGGAAAGTTTGACGCCTATGCTAGATGTAGTGGAAAAGCTAGTGGCAGAAAAAATTGAGAAAGAGAAGAATATGACCATTATCTGGGAGCCATGTGAAGTTCTGGAAGTCAGTTGTCTCAATGTCTCTGATATGGCTTGTGGACTTGACCATTCGTTAGTGCTCTGCA GCAGTGGCACTGTATTAAGCAGTGGAGACAATCTATATGGTCAGTTAGGGAGAAACACGTATGGATCTATGCTCCCGGTAGGCTTAAATGCCCATGCACTCTCTGTATCAGCAGGACTTGGTCACTCTCTTGTCCTGTGTCAGATTCCATCTGAGGACAGAGAAGAGGTGAACGCTGTGCTCTCATGGGGATGGAATCAGAGCCACCAGCTTGGGCGCGAAGGGCGAGAAGATATGCCTGGGATAGTTGAAGCTCTTAGTGGAGAAAAGCCAACATCACTTTCAGCTGGACGTGTGCATTCAATTGCTCTTACTTCAAAGAAGGAGCTATGGGCATGGGGCTCGGGCAGAAATGGCCGACTTGGATTGGGAAGCTCAATGGATGAGATGGAACCAGCACTTGTAGAGTCTTTGGTAGGTTTGGAAGTCTTACAAGCAGTGGCAGGCTTTGATCATAATCTTCTACTGGTTGTTGATTAG
- the LOC135584453 gene encoding protein MONOCULM 1-like isoform X1, which translates to MNCLIWGSCPVKEAAAFADVLLKQSDAKPTNLSLSATATATAAALLSSTLHQVLLLYLSRLPLLLPLLPPPAEEALDMLSSLKSHEEGDQEHHRHSNPLHPNPQHGQISPSAHARQLLLSCAELAHRGDLPAAQRTASLLLATASPYGDSTDRLVHQFARALSLRVERLLPPVVDAASPEALQSSYLSFNQITPFLRFAHLTANQAILEAVDGRRQVHILDFDTSHGLQWPPLLQAIAERSDPKDPPSIRVTGTGSNLEVLRRTGDRLQTFADSLNLHFQFHPLLLPSTSSNPLSSTSADLTSSSFQLHPGEILAVNCVLFLHKLLKDGGGSDGSHDLRAFLQAVRAMNPAVVTVAEREASHNSPIFLQRFTEALDYYTAVFESLEATLPPTSRERVAVEQVWLSKEIEDVVSREGDGRRERHERFEWWEALMRRAGFTNLPLSPFALSQARLLLRLHYPSEGYQLQMRMTLLSFRSNPKSHWNKGESESKQVGWYPLCSSALPCIHDMTPAEKI; encoded by the exons ATGAATTGCCTTATCTGGGG ATCATGTCCTGTCAAGGAAGCTGCTGCCTTCGCAGATGTCCTTTTAAAGCAGAGCGATGCCAAGCccaccaatctctctctctccgcaACTGCTACTGCCACTGCCGCTGCTCTCCTCTCCTCCACACTCCATCAGGTACTTCTCCTCTACCTCTCACGCCTCccgctcctcctccccctcctcccacCGCCTGCTGAGGAGGCCTTAGATATGCTCAGTTCACTCAAGTCCCATGAAGAGGGCGATCAAGAACACCACCGCCACTCCAATCCCCTCCACCCCAACCCCCAGCATGGCCAGATCTCTCCCTCCGCCCACGCGCGCCAGCTCCTGCTCAGCTGCGCCGAGCTCGCCCACCGCGGCGACCTCCCCGCGGCGCAACGCACTGCCTCTCTCCTCTTGGCCACTGCCTCTCCCTATGGCGACTCCACCGACCGCCTCGTCCACCAATTCGCCCGCGCCCTCTCCCTCCGCGTCGAGCGTCTCCTCCCCCCAGTCGTCGACGCTGCGTCCCCGGAGGCCCTCCAGTCGTCCTACCTCTCCTTCAACCAGATCACCCCCTTCCTCCGGTTCGCGCACCTTACCGCCAACCAGGCCATCCTTGAGGCGGTCGATGGCCGCCGCCAGGTCCACATCCTCGATTTCGACACTTCCCACGGGCTGCAATGGCCGCCCCTGCTCCAAGCTATAGCGGAGCGCTCCGACCCCAAAGATCCCCCTTCCATTCGCGTCACCGGCACCGGGAGCAACCTCGAAGTCCTCCGCCGCACTGGCGATCGGCTTCAGACCTTCGCCGATTCCTTGAACCTACACTTTCAGTTCCatcccctcctcctcccctccaccTCCAGCAACCCTCTCTCTAGCACCAGTGCCGACCTGACCTCTTCTTCCTTCCAACTCCACCCGGGCGAGATCCTCGCGGTGAACTGCGTGCTGTTCTTGCACAAGCTACTGAAAGATGGCGGCGGCAGTGACGGCTCCCATGACCTACGGGCATTTCTTCAAGCTGTTCGAGCGATGAACCCGGCGGTGGTGACGGTGGCCGAGAGGGAGGCAAGCCACAACTCGCCCATCTTCCTGCAGAGGTTCACGGAGGCACTGGACTACTACACGGCTGTGTTCGAGTCGCTGGAGGCGACGCTGCCACCGACCAGCCGGGAGCGGGTGGCGGTGGAGCAGGTGTGGCTCAGCAAAGAGATCGAGGACGTCGTCAGCCGCGAGGGCGATGGGAGGAGGGAGCGGCACGAGCGGTTCGAGTGGTGGGAGGCTCTGATGCGCCGCGCCGGATTCACCAATCTGCCCCTCAGCCCCTTCGCGCTGTCGCAGGCCCGCCTCCTGCTCCGCCTGCACTACCCATCCGAAGGGTATCAGCTGCAGATG CGTATGACACTCCTATCATTTCGATCCAATCCCAAGAGCCACTGGAACAAAGGAGAGAGTGAATCGAAGCAGGTTGGTTGGTATCCCTTGTGTTCTTCTGCTTTGCCTTGCATCCATGACATGACACCTGCAGAAAAGATATGA
- the LOC135584453 gene encoding protein MONOCULM 1-like isoform X2 yields MNCLIWGSCPVKEAAAFADVLLKQSDAKPTNLSLSATATATAAALLSSTLHQVLLLYLSRLPLLLPLLPPPAEEALDMLSSLKSHEEGDQEHHRHSNPLHPNPQHGQISPSAHARQLLLSCAELAHRGDLPAAQRTASLLLATASPYGDSTDRLVHQFARALSLRVERLLPPVVDAASPEALQSSYLSFNQITPFLRFAHLTANQAILEAVDGRRQVHILDFDTSHGLQWPPLLQAIAERSDPKDPPSIRVTGTGSNLEVLRRTGDRLQTFADSLNLHFQFHPLLLPSTSSNPLSSTSADLTSSSFQLHPGEILAVNCVLFLHKLLKDGGGSDGSHDLRAFLQAVRAMNPAVVTVAEREASHNSPIFLQRFTEALDYYTAVFESLEATLPPTSRERVAVEQVWLSKEIEDVVSREGDGRRERHERFEWWEALMRRAGFTNLPLSPFALSQARLLLRLHYPSEGYQLQMVRDSFFLGWQKKSLFSVSSWH; encoded by the exons ATGAATTGCCTTATCTGGGG ATCATGTCCTGTCAAGGAAGCTGCTGCCTTCGCAGATGTCCTTTTAAAGCAGAGCGATGCCAAGCccaccaatctctctctctccgcaACTGCTACTGCCACTGCCGCTGCTCTCCTCTCCTCCACACTCCATCAGGTACTTCTCCTCTACCTCTCACGCCTCccgctcctcctccccctcctcccacCGCCTGCTGAGGAGGCCTTAGATATGCTCAGTTCACTCAAGTCCCATGAAGAGGGCGATCAAGAACACCACCGCCACTCCAATCCCCTCCACCCCAACCCCCAGCATGGCCAGATCTCTCCCTCCGCCCACGCGCGCCAGCTCCTGCTCAGCTGCGCCGAGCTCGCCCACCGCGGCGACCTCCCCGCGGCGCAACGCACTGCCTCTCTCCTCTTGGCCACTGCCTCTCCCTATGGCGACTCCACCGACCGCCTCGTCCACCAATTCGCCCGCGCCCTCTCCCTCCGCGTCGAGCGTCTCCTCCCCCCAGTCGTCGACGCTGCGTCCCCGGAGGCCCTCCAGTCGTCCTACCTCTCCTTCAACCAGATCACCCCCTTCCTCCGGTTCGCGCACCTTACCGCCAACCAGGCCATCCTTGAGGCGGTCGATGGCCGCCGCCAGGTCCACATCCTCGATTTCGACACTTCCCACGGGCTGCAATGGCCGCCCCTGCTCCAAGCTATAGCGGAGCGCTCCGACCCCAAAGATCCCCCTTCCATTCGCGTCACCGGCACCGGGAGCAACCTCGAAGTCCTCCGCCGCACTGGCGATCGGCTTCAGACCTTCGCCGATTCCTTGAACCTACACTTTCAGTTCCatcccctcctcctcccctccaccTCCAGCAACCCTCTCTCTAGCACCAGTGCCGACCTGACCTCTTCTTCCTTCCAACTCCACCCGGGCGAGATCCTCGCGGTGAACTGCGTGCTGTTCTTGCACAAGCTACTGAAAGATGGCGGCGGCAGTGACGGCTCCCATGACCTACGGGCATTTCTTCAAGCTGTTCGAGCGATGAACCCGGCGGTGGTGACGGTGGCCGAGAGGGAGGCAAGCCACAACTCGCCCATCTTCCTGCAGAGGTTCACGGAGGCACTGGACTACTACACGGCTGTGTTCGAGTCGCTGGAGGCGACGCTGCCACCGACCAGCCGGGAGCGGGTGGCGGTGGAGCAGGTGTGGCTCAGCAAAGAGATCGAGGACGTCGTCAGCCGCGAGGGCGATGGGAGGAGGGAGCGGCACGAGCGGTTCGAGTGGTGGGAGGCTCTGATGCGCCGCGCCGGATTCACCAATCTGCCCCTCAGCCCCTTCGCGCTGTCGCAGGCCCGCCTCCTGCTCCGCCTGCACTACCCATCCGAAGGGTATCAGCTGCAGATGGTGAGGGATTCCTTCTTCTTGGGGTGGCAGAAGAAGTCCCTCTTCTCCGTCTCTTCTTGGCACTAG